A stretch of the Blastocatellia bacterium genome encodes the following:
- a CDS encoding APC family permease, which yields MESTDNEVNNNLVNEVINNVEKSNIEKSNSNFAGWGTTQKIEDIGSEHIKVTHLDSGLAHKLGEWKSTAICGNDITSSCLYVSALCAIYAGPYAPVALACVAVVLYLFRNIYAEVGLALPLNGGAYNVLLNTTTKAKASIAACLTLLSYLATAVISANEAMHYAHNLWHGLNVFWATIILLGIFAILNLIGISESAIVALFLFVFHIATLVLLSFCVSILLFKDLSIFWSNWQTPTPDGILKAIFFGFSAAMLGISGFESSANFIEEQQQGVFPKTLRNMWIAVAIFNPLISLLSLGILPLSQIANHKEDLLAQMGLLSAGRWLQVWVSINAVLVLSGAVLTSYVGVTGLIRRMALDRCLPQFLLEENKWRSTNHWIILLFFALCCSVLVITGGRIETLAGVYTLSFLCVMALFAVGNMLLKIKRDRLPREIRASWGAVAIAFIAVIIGLIGNLLINPAYVRVFLIYFGIAFLVVEIMFLRVQILKAILAISQMMVEKVNYLNQKIANTIISGINQINNQTVIFFSRGDSLPTLNQAALYVLQNEQSKRLLVLHCYDTEEDIPKEFVGQLNIIDRIYPELRIDLIMIKGKFGPELIEKVSKRLKVPKNYMFIGTPSDRFPHNIAELGGVRLIM from the coding sequence ATGGAAAGTACAGATAATGAAGTAAATAATAATCTAGTCAATGAAGTTATTAATAATGTTGAAAAAAGCAATATTGAAAAAAGTAATTCAAATTTTGCTGGTTGGGGAACAACACAGAAAATTGAGGATATTGGCTCAGAGCATATTAAGGTTACTCATTTGGATTCTGGATTAGCTCATAAACTAGGGGAATGGAAATCTACAGCTATTTGTGGTAATGATATTACTTCAAGTTGTCTTTATGTTTCAGCCCTTTGTGCTATTTATGCTGGCCCCTATGCCCCTGTTGCACTGGCTTGTGTTGCAGTAGTTTTATATTTATTTCGTAATATTTATGCAGAAGTTGGTCTAGCACTACCTCTAAATGGAGGGGCATACAATGTACTACTTAACACTACAACTAAGGCAAAAGCTTCTATTGCCGCTTGTTTAACGCTGCTTTCCTATCTAGCTACGGCTGTAATTAGTGCTAATGAAGCAATGCACTATGCACATAATCTTTGGCATGGATTAAATGTTTTTTGGGCAACTATTATTTTATTAGGTATTTTTGCAATACTTAATTTAATTGGTATTAGCGAATCAGCAATTGTAGCCCTATTTCTTTTTGTTTTTCATATAGCTACTTTGGTTTTACTCTCGTTTTGTGTCTCTATTCTTTTATTTAAGGATTTATCAATATTTTGGTCTAATTGGCAAACTCCTACACCTGATGGAATACTAAAAGCTATCTTCTTTGGCTTTTCTGCTGCAATGCTAGGTATTAGCGGTTTTGAAAGCTCTGCAAACTTTATTGAAGAACAACAACAAGGCGTTTTTCCTAAAACCCTTCGTAATATGTGGATTGCTGTTGCAATATTTAATCCACTAATTAGCCTTCTTTCTCTAGGTATTCTGCCATTAAGTCAAATAGCTAATCATAAAGAGGACTTGCTTGCTCAAATGGGTCTACTTTCTGCTGGTCGATGGCTACAAGTTTGGGTCAGCATTAATGCTGTTTTAGTACTGTCAGGTGCGGTTTTAACTAGTTATGTTGGTGTAACTGGTCTAATTCGTCGCATGGCTTTAGACCGTTGTTTACCTCAATTTCTTTTAGAGGAAAATAAATGGCGTAGTACAAACCATTGGATAATTTTGCTGTTTTTTGCTCTTTGCTGCTCGGTTTTAGTAATTACTGGCGGCAGAATAGAAACTTTAGCTGGTGTTTATACCCTTTCATTTCTTTGTGTTATGGCATTATTTGCTGTTGGTAATATGTTGCTTAAAATAAAACGTGACCGGCTACCGAGGGAAATCCGCGCTAGCTGGGGAGCAGTTGCTATTGCTTTTATTGCTGTGATAATTGGTCTAATAGGTAATTTACTAATTAATCCTGCTTATGTAAGAGTATTTCTTATTTATTTTGGAATAGCATTTTTAGTTGTAGAAATAATGTTTCTACGTGTTCAAATATTAAAAGCCATTTTAGCTATTTCTCAAATGATGGTTGAAAAAGTCAATTATCTTAATCAAAAGATTGCTAACACTATTATTTCAGGAATTAATCAAATTAATAATCAAACTGTAATCTTTTTTAGTAGAGGTGATAGCCTTCCTACACTTAATCAAGCTGCTCTTTATGTACTGCAAAATGAACAAAGTAAAAGGCTTTTAGTGCTACACTGTTATGATACAGAAGAAGATATACCTAAAGAATTTGTAGGACAGCTAAATATTATTGATCGTATTTACCCTGAGCTAAGAATTGATTTGATAATGATTAAAGGAAAATTTGGCCCTGAACTTATAGAAAAAGTTTCTAAACGCTTAAAAGTACCAAAAAACTATATGTTTATAGGTACACCTAGCGACCGTTTCCCACATAATATTGCTGAACTTGGAGGAGTAAGACTAATAATGTAG